GGGCTGCAAGAGTCAAAAAATTCTAAGCGCAAAGGATGCTAAGAAATAGCGCAGAGAACGCAAAGATGATCAACTGCGCAATCCGGAATGCTCCCACCCGGGCGCGCGCTTTGACGCCCTATTTTGCGCCTGCTAAACTGTTGCTTCGTCGCTTTGATTCGACCAGCCTACCGCTACCATCAGAAGGGAAGTCCGTGCGCGCAGAAACCCGCCATCAGCTGAAACAGGATGCCTTTAGCCGCGTCACCATCGGTGCCGCCGAAAAAACCGCCCATTGGACCGCCGAACACCGCTCGACTCTCGCCATTTCCGTGGTCGCGATCGTGATCATTCTCTCCGCCGTAATCGGCGGGTGGTTCTACCTGAATACTCAGGACGAAAAGGCCAGTCTAGATTTGTCGGTTGGGGTTCGCACCATGGATACGCAACTGCGCGCCTCAGGCGCACCGGAGCAGCCCGACTTTCCCACCTTCACGTCGGCAAAAGAACGCGCTCTGGCCGCGCAGAAACAGTTTCAGGCCATCGTTGAGAAGTACCCGCACACCCGTACTGCCGATATGGCTCACTATTTTCTGGGCGTGACGGCGGCTACTTTGGGTGACAACGCCGCCGCGGAGCGTAATTTCAAAGAGGTTATTTCCGCCGGCAACCGCGAAGTCGCCTCCGTTGCCAAGTCCGCGCTGGCCTCGCTCTATGGACAAATCAATCGTACCAAAGAGGCTGTAGCCCTCTATCAGGAACTCATCAATAAGCCCACCGCTTCGGTCAGCAAAGTGACGACACAGTTGGAGCTGGCTGAACTTTATGAGAACTCCAACCAGCCGCTTGAGGCCAAGCGCACGTACGAGCAGATTAAGAAAGAAAATCCCGGCGCTGAAGCCGCGCAACTCGCCACCCAGAAGTTATCTCAACTGAAGTAGTTTCTGGTCGGGCTTTCGGTCTCGTTCGCTAACCTCGTTCGGACGATTATCCTCCCGCGGACCGGCTCATTGGCGGAACCGCGATGGTATACCTAATCATCACCGCCTCAGGATAATTGATAATTATGGTAGCGGGCTGAACAGGCCGGTAATTGCGCCGTTTCTATTTTCCCGCGGGTTCAGTACCATGTTGTCCAGCTTCTCAACTCCATCACTGGACCCACATGGCCGATCTCACACTCCGCATTAACGGCAGTGAACAGAAAGTCAGCGTCTCACCGGAAACTCCTCTGCTATGGGTTCTTCGCGACACACTCGAACTCACTGGAACAAAATTTGGCTGCGGCGCCGGATTATGCGGAGCCTGCACGGTTCACGTTGACGGCAGCCCCATCCGCTCCTGCTCTACACCCGTGTCGCAGGTCGCCGGCAAAAACGTGACCACGATCGAGGGCCTTGGAGCCAATGGCCTGCACGTGCTCCAGCAGGCCTGGATCGCCGAAGAAGTTCCGCAATGCGGCTACTGTCAGACCGGACAGATCATGACGGCCGCGGCGCTGCTCGCGAAAACACCGAACCCCACTGACGAACAGATTACCCAGGCCATGAACGGCAATCTCTGCCGCTGTGGAACTTACGAACGGATTCGCAAGGCCGTGCATCGCGCGGCCGGCAACGGAGGTGCGCGATGAGCCCGCTTTCGCGTCGCGAGTTCGTCGCTGCCGGAGTTGCGGCGGGCGCCGGACTGGTCATCGGCTTCTATCTGCCGCATAAAAACGGCTCACGTGCAGAAACGTTCTCGCCCAACGCCTATCTCCGCATAACGCCTGACAATAAAGTGACAATCGTGGTCGCGCGCTCCGAGATGGGGCAAGGCGTGCGTACCGCGCTGCCTATGATCCTCGCCGAAGAATTGGAGGCCGACTGGAAGCAGATCGAAATCGAGCAGGCGGGAGCGAGTACGCTCTTCGGCGATCAGACTACCGGCGGCAGCGCGAGCGTTCGCACTACGTGGGATCCCATGCGCAAAGCCGGCGCTTCGGCACGCGAGATGCTGATCTCAGCCGCCGCGCTGACCTGGGGAGTTCCGCGGTCATCGTGTACAGCGGAGAACAGCCACATCAAGCACGCTGCAACCAATCGGACTTTGAGTTATGGCGAACTCGCCAGCAAGGCCGCGATGCTCCCCATTCCAACCGACGTCACTCTAAAACAAAGCAAGGATTACAAGATCGTTGGGCAGCGGCTGGCGCGCGTCGATTCGCCCGCCAAAGTGAAAGGCGAAGCTGTTTTCGGCATCGACTTCCGTATGCCTGGAATGAAATTCGCTCTGCTCTCGCGCTGTCCTACGATCGGCGGGAAAGTGTCGAGCTTCGACGACAAGGAATCGAAAAGGATTTCCGGCGTGAGTTATGTGGGCAAGATCGGCGACTCGGCTGTAGCCGTGGTTGCCGACAGCGTGTGGGGGGCGATGGAAGGGCGCCGCGTACTGAACATTGCGTGGGACGACGGGCCTAACAAAGATCTGAATACCGCGACGGTTATGGCGGTGCTGAAGCAGGCCGCGTCGAAAAAGCCAGCGAATCTTTTCTCCGCCGGCGATGCCGGAAAAGCTGCGGGACGAAGAATCTCCGCGGAATATGAATTGCCCTTCATGGCGCACGCTCCCATGGAACCGG
This genomic stretch from Candidatus Sulfotelmatobacter sp. harbors:
- a CDS encoding (2Fe-2S)-binding protein, with amino-acid sequence MADLTLRINGSEQKVSVSPETPLLWVLRDTLELTGTKFGCGAGLCGACTVHVDGSPIRSCSTPVSQVAGKNVTTIEGLGANGLHVLQQAWIAEEVPQCGYCQTGQIMTAAALLAKTPNPTDEQITQAMNGNLCRCGTYERIRKAVHRAAGNGGAR
- a CDS encoding tetratricopeptide repeat protein, with protein sequence MRAETRHQLKQDAFSRVTIGAAEKTAHWTAEHRSTLAISVVAIVIILSAVIGGWFYLNTQDEKASLDLSVGVRTMDTQLRASGAPEQPDFPTFTSAKERALAAQKQFQAIVEKYPHTRTADMAHYFLGVTAATLGDNAAAERNFKEVISAGNREVASVAKSALASLYGQINRTKEAVALYQELINKPTASVSKVTTQLELAELYENSNQPLEAKRTYEQIKKENPGAEAAQLATQKLSQLK